A section of the Anabaena cylindrica PCC 7122 genome encodes:
- a CDS encoding DUF5615 family PIN-like protein, which produces MNNLRFLADVHISPLTVAALKLKGYDILQSTDLLPNTAADVDILGLARVEGRIIITQDLNFLMLITMNLI; this is translated from the coding sequence ATGAATAACCTTCGCTTTCTTGCTGATGTGCATATTTCCCCTCTAACAGTTGCAGCTTTAAAATTGAAGGGCTATGACATTTTGCAGAGTACAGATTTGCTCCCTAACACTGCGGCTGATGTAGATATTTTGGGACTTGCAAGAGTCGAAGGTCGAATTATTATCACCCAAGACCTAAATTTTTTAATGTTGATAACTATGAATCTAATTTAG
- a CDS encoding DUF433 domain-containing protein produces MFAETSSRYVTRNPEILGGEPIITGTRTSIRAIVGLWRLGIMPEEILNHLPHLTLAQVFDALSFYLDHQAEINDYIERNQVPNELVHPAVKATRKDHPLAKFAGILSDAEATEIKQ; encoded by the coding sequence ATGTTTGCTGAAACTTCCTCACGCTATGTTACACGCAATCCTGAAATTTTAGGTGGAGAGCCAATTATAACAGGCACTCGTACATCTATCCGCGCTATTGTTGGTTTATGGCGATTGGGAATTATGCCAGAAGAAATCCTAAATCATTTACCGCATTTAACACTAGCACAAGTATTTGATGCCTTGAGTTTTTATCTAGATCATCAAGCAGAAATTAATGATTATATTGAACGAAATCAAGTACCTAATGAATTAGTACATCCTGCTGTGAAAGCTACACGCAAAGATCATCCCTTAGCTAAATTTGCAGGAATTTTAAGCGACGCAGAAGCAACAGAAATAAAACAATAA
- a CDS encoding STAS-like domain-containing protein produces the protein MPVIKVPNYFSFRDYGIINFDRVLSVFDWSFEDVDVTIDISNSTSLNYQALSLFVLYIWQLKTQNCHVNIKHSSSSEKMWRLMGARGWSQVLFRHEQNFVGDVYKPLIAIRNTQDFKVALEKSEAYTKNFNIEYEKTLRYVLSELMYNTIEHGISSRILSNGTSMTLPSIIQFNWYQGKDELSFIAADLGIGIKRHLEQAYPGFATDSEAIRRAIEPQVSGTFGRVSAYSSKDNAGIGLYISSNIMRKLKANLYIVSGHGLLHVSPRDTTSKELRYKWPGTFVHGEVKLGAENKFELHSMMQELREKARQEVDIKSKAEQEGNFYIHIRNYFGVYAEDKEAAKRFRDSRIIERVQNGDQITLDFSDVQAAPHSFLSALLATPITRLGMLAYKKIKVINALPEIRETIDFILDENTEERSS, from the coding sequence ATGCCTGTTATCAAAGTACCAAATTACTTCTCATTTCGAGATTATGGAATTATTAATTTTGATCGTGTCCTTTCAGTTTTTGATTGGTCATTTGAAGATGTAGATGTAACCATAGATATATCTAACAGTACAAGCCTTAACTATCAGGCTTTATCCCTTTTTGTTCTCTACATTTGGCAATTAAAAACACAAAATTGCCATGTCAATATCAAACATAGCAGCAGTAGTGAAAAGATGTGGCGATTAATGGGAGCAAGGGGATGGAGTCAAGTCCTTTTCCGTCATGAGCAAAACTTTGTTGGAGATGTATATAAACCTTTAATAGCTATTCGTAACACTCAAGATTTCAAAGTAGCTCTTGAAAAATCAGAAGCATATACAAAAAATTTTAATATAGAGTATGAGAAAACCCTACGCTATGTCTTATCTGAACTTATGTATAATACTATTGAACATGGAATCTCTAGCAGAATATTGTCAAATGGTACTTCTATGACTCTCCCATCAATTATTCAGTTTAATTGGTATCAAGGCAAGGATGAGTTAAGTTTTATTGCGGCTGATCTTGGAATTGGAATTAAACGACATTTGGAACAGGCATATCCTGGTTTTGCGACTGATAGTGAAGCTATTCGTCGTGCAATTGAACCTCAAGTTTCAGGAACTTTTGGTCGAGTATCTGCATATAGCAGTAAGGATAATGCTGGTATTGGACTATATATCTCATCCAATATTATGAGAAAACTTAAAGCTAATCTATATATAGTTTCAGGACATGGATTGCTTCATGTTTCTCCAAGAGACACAACATCTAAAGAATTACGGTATAAATGGCCTGGAACTTTTGTTCATGGAGAGGTCAAGCTTGGTGCGGAAAATAAATTTGAGCTACACAGTATGATGCAAGAACTGAGGGAAAAAGCAAGACAGGAAGTAGATATTAAATCTAAAGCTGAACAAGAAGGGAATTTTTATATTCATATTAGAAACTACTTTGGTGTTTATGCAGAAGACAAGGAAGCAGCAAAAAGATTTCGAGATTCTCGAATCATAGAGAGGGTTCAAAATGGAGATCAAATAACCCTTGACTTTTCCGATGTTCAAGCAGCACCACATAGTTTTTTAAGTGCTTTACTCGCAACTCCTATCACTAGGCTTGGAATGCTTGCTTACAAAAAAATCAAGGTTATAAATGCATTACCTGAAATACGAGAAACTATAGATTTTATTCTTGACGAAAATACAGAAGAGCGAAGTAGCTAA
- a CDS encoding DUF433 domain-containing protein has translation MDWQSRIIIDPNILVGKPIIKETRLAVEFIIDLLAQGWSNEEILRNYPGITIEDIQACLAYASASLKSEKVYAIPA, from the coding sequence ATGGATTGGCAATCTCGAATTATCATTGATCCAAACATCTTAGTCGGTAAACCTATTATCAAAGAAACACGACTAGCGGTAGAATTTATTATTGATCTTCTTGCCCAAGGCTGGAGTAATGAAGAAATTTTGCGTAATTATCCAGGTATTACTATTGAAGATATCCAAGCCTGTCTTGCCTATGCTAGTGCTTCCTTAAAATCTGAAAAAGTCTATGCTATTCCTGCATAA
- the hemE gene encoding uroporphyrinogen decarboxylase, whose protein sequence is MGVSSTAPLLLRAARGEVVDRPPVWMMRQAGRYMKAYRDLREKYPSFRDRSEIPEVAIEVSLQPWRAFQPDGVILFSDIVTPLPGMGIEMDIAEGKGPIIHSPIRTQQQVDQLRPLEPEISLPFIKTILQALRQEVGNQSTVLGFVGAPWTLAAYVVEGKGSKTYSIIKNMAFSDPTMLHQFLEKLADAIAIYVRYQIDCGAQVVQMFDSWAGQLSPQDYDTFALPYQKMVFEKVKATHPDTPLILLVSGSAGILERMAQSGADIVTVDWAVDMADARARLGKHVKVQGNLDPGVLFGSKEFIRDRILDTVRKAGNWGHILNLGHGVLPATPEENVAFFFETAKKLNALV, encoded by the coding sequence ATGGGTGTTTCCTCAACGGCTCCTCTCCTCCTCCGGGCTGCACGTGGTGAAGTAGTAGATCGTCCCCCCGTATGGATGATGCGACAAGCGGGGCGCTATATGAAAGCATATCGGGATTTGCGAGAAAAATATCCTTCATTCCGCGATCGCTCAGAAATTCCAGAAGTAGCGATTGAAGTTTCCCTCCAACCTTGGAGAGCTTTCCAACCCGATGGAGTTATTTTATTTTCCGATATTGTCACTCCCCTCCCAGGAATGGGGATTGAAATGGATATTGCGGAAGGTAAAGGCCCAATTATTCACTCGCCCATTCGCACTCAACAACAAGTTGATCAACTGCGTCCTCTAGAACCAGAAATATCCCTGCCATTTATCAAAACGATTTTGCAGGCATTACGGCAGGAAGTAGGCAATCAATCAACGGTGTTAGGCTTTGTGGGCGCACCTTGGACATTAGCCGCTTATGTGGTGGAAGGCAAAGGTTCTAAAACCTATTCCATCATTAAAAACATGGCATTTAGCGACCCAACGATGCTACATCAGTTTTTGGAAAAATTAGCTGATGCGATCGCAATCTATGTCCGCTACCAAATTGACTGCGGCGCTCAAGTTGTGCAAATGTTCGATTCTTGGGCAGGACAACTCAGCCCCCAAGATTATGACACCTTTGCCCTACCTTATCAAAAAATGGTGTTCGAGAAAGTCAAAGCAACTCACCCTGATACACCCTTAATTTTGTTAGTTAGTGGTAGCGCAGGTATTCTCGAACGCATGGCACAATCCGGGGCGGATATCGTTACTGTTGATTGGGCTGTGGATATGGCAGATGCACGGGCTAGATTAGGTAAACACGTCAAAGTTCAAGGAAACCTTGATCCTGGTGTGTTATTTGGTTCAAAAGAGTTCATCCGCGATCGCATTCTGGACACCGTTCGCAAAGCCGGGAACTGGGGACACATCCTCAATCTTGGTCATGGTGTACTACCAGCCACACCAGAAGAAAACGTCGCTTTCTTCTTTGAAACTGCAAAAAAACTGAATGCTTTGGTGTAA
- a CDS encoding DUF5615 family PIN-like protein, with translation MRFLANENFPLDAVEALRENGHDVAWIRIDSPGISEPQVLSRAQAENRILLTFDKYFGELAFRSQLPATTGIILFRIKAPSGSIVAEKVVKVIALRDDWYGHFSVVEDDKVRMRNLEK, from the coding sequence ATGCGTTTTTTAGCTAATGAAAATTTCCCCCTGGATGCAGTTGAAGCTTTGAGAGAAAACGGACATGATGTAGCTTGGATTAGAATAGACTCACCAGGTATTTCTGAACCTCAAGTATTAAGTCGCGCCCAAGCAGAAAACCGTATTCTCTTAACCTTTGATAAATATTTTGGAGAACTGGCTTTTCGTTCACAGTTACCTGCTACAACTGGCATTATTTTATTTAGAATAAAAGCACCATCTGGCTCAATAGTAGCGGAAAAAGTCGTGAAAGTGATCGCATTGCGTGATGATTGGTATGGACATTTTAGCGTTGTGGAAGATGACAAAGTGAGAATGAGGAATCTTGAAAAATAA